The Mesorhizobium koreense genome includes a window with the following:
- a CDS encoding CHASE2 domain-containing protein: MRSTLLPGSPRRRGNGRRGGFLWVSGLAVLAAVIGLAAAGPPFVGQLGDLIFDAYQRIQPRKAANAPVTIVDIDEASIAKIGQWPWPRTEIAELVDRLGSLGAAAIAFDMVFPEADRTSPSRAIAALERAGATVAVPAGANLDNDAALGRAFARNPVVAGIAISNETQAHLPPPKAGFAFGGADPKSYLPSFRGGVSNLQVLDESAAGLGFFSFPLSGDGVVRSLPLVANAGGQLYPALSVEALRLAQGAGSFVVRSTGASGEAGTGRPAMTALKVGALAMPTGPDGQFRVYYSGLPDLKTIPAAALLASGETAPLRSSVEGHIVLIGTSAVGLRDLVATPFQQAVPGVRVHAEIIDQILGQEFLVRPDWAYGAEILFAVMFGLIILIVEWRTGALVSGSAALALVALTLGISWLAFSHGHLLINPIIPVGSVLAIFAVTMPVLLLMADREKRFIRGAFAHYLSPTLVERLADNATALQLGGETRELTILFSDIRGFTSLSENLDPDALTRLLNDFLTPATDVLLKSEATIDKYIGDAIMAFWNAPLDIADHPRKACLAALRMLEAVDAVNSKAGAAIRVGIGLHTGPCCVGNLGSAQRFSYSAIGDSVNVASRVESLTKQYGVSILVTEETRSAAAELAFLEADRVRVVGRQEPVAVHVLVGDAEYAGTPAFAGLLALHRQFLACYRRAEIDEAQAALAEARRGKTPALDGLYNLYAQRLAAMKLMPPDKEWDGVFAAEKK; encoded by the coding sequence ATGAGGTCTACTCTTTTGCCGGGCTCGCCACGACGGCGCGGGAATGGGCGACGGGGAGGCTTTCTCTGGGTATCCGGTCTTGCCGTACTGGCGGCCGTCATCGGATTGGCAGCGGCCGGCCCGCCTTTCGTAGGCCAACTCGGCGATCTGATCTTCGATGCCTATCAGCGTATTCAGCCAAGGAAGGCAGCCAATGCTCCGGTCACCATTGTCGACATAGACGAGGCCTCGATTGCCAAGATCGGGCAATGGCCCTGGCCGCGTACGGAGATAGCCGAACTGGTCGACCGTCTCGGTAGCCTCGGCGCAGCGGCAATCGCTTTCGACATGGTGTTCCCGGAGGCCGATCGCACCTCGCCGTCCCGCGCGATCGCGGCGCTGGAAAGAGCTGGCGCGACGGTAGCCGTGCCGGCAGGAGCGAACCTCGACAACGATGCGGCGCTGGGTCGGGCCTTCGCCCGCAATCCGGTCGTCGCCGGCATCGCAATCAGCAACGAGACACAAGCGCATCTGCCGCCACCGAAGGCAGGATTTGCGTTTGGCGGCGCCGACCCGAAAAGCTACCTTCCCTCGTTTCGGGGCGGCGTTTCCAACCTGCAGGTACTGGACGAGAGTGCGGCCGGCCTGGGTTTCTTCTCCTTTCCGTTGAGCGGAGATGGCGTGGTTCGCTCGCTACCGCTGGTCGCCAATGCCGGGGGGCAGCTCTATCCGGCCCTCTCGGTCGAGGCATTGCGCTTGGCTCAGGGCGCCGGTTCGTTTGTCGTACGCAGTACCGGTGCAAGCGGCGAGGCCGGCACCGGACGGCCGGCGATGACAGCGCTGAAGGTCGGCGCGCTGGCCATGCCGACAGGTCCGGACGGGCAATTTAGGGTCTATTATTCCGGCCTGCCCGATTTGAAGACGATCCCCGCCGCCGCTCTGCTTGCCTCGGGGGAGACTGCCCCGCTGCGCTCGTCGGTGGAGGGGCACATTGTTCTTATCGGGACTAGCGCTGTCGGCTTGCGCGACCTCGTCGCCACCCCTTTTCAACAGGCGGTGCCGGGCGTGCGCGTCCATGCCGAAATCATCGACCAGATTCTCGGGCAGGAATTCCTCGTCCGCCCCGACTGGGCCTACGGCGCAGAAATTCTGTTCGCCGTGATGTTCGGTCTTATCATTCTCATCGTGGAGTGGCGAACCGGAGCATTGGTCAGCGGCAGCGCAGCCCTCGCGCTGGTAGCGTTGACGCTTGGCATCTCGTGGCTGGCTTTCTCGCATGGCCACCTTCTGATCAATCCCATCATCCCGGTCGGCAGCGTTCTCGCCATTTTCGCCGTCACGATGCCGGTCCTTTTGCTGATGGCGGATCGTGAGAAGCGTTTCATCCGCGGTGCCTTCGCGCACTACCTGTCGCCAACGCTGGTCGAGCGGCTTGCCGACAATGCCACCGCGCTGCAACTCGGCGGCGAAACCCGGGAACTTACCATTTTGTTCTCAGACATTCGTGGCTTCACCTCGCTGTCTGAAAATCTCGACCCCGACGCGCTGACCAGGCTCCTGAACGATTTCCTCACTCCGGCCACGGATGTGCTGCTGAAAAGCGAGGCAACCATCGACAAATATATCGGCGACGCGATCATGGCTTTCTGGAACGCCCCGCTCGATATCGCCGATCATCCGCGAAAGGCATGCCTGGCGGCATTGCGCATGCTGGAAGCAGTGGATGCCGTCAACAGCAAGGCCGGCGCAGCGATCAGGGTCGGAATCGGCCTGCATACCGGTCCGTGCTGCGTCGGCAATCTCGGTTCGGCCCAGCGCTTCAGCTATTCGGCCATTGGTGACAGCGTCAATGTGGCGTCGCGTGTGGAAAGCCTGACGAAGCAATATGGTGTTTCCATTCTGGTCACCGAGGAAACGCGTTCTGCCGCCGCGGAACTGGCTTTCCTAGAAGCCGATCGGGTGCGGGTGGTGGGCAGGCAGGAGCCGGTCGCGGTCCATGTACTGGTCGGCGACGCCGAATATGCCGGCACGCCTGCCTTTGCCGGCCTGCTCGCCTTGCATCGGCAGTTCCTCGCCTGTTACCGGCGCGCTGAGATTGACGAGGCGCAAGCGGCACTGGCCGAAGCGCGCCGGGGGAAGACGCCGGCACTCGACGGCCTCTACAACCTTTACGCCCAGCGTCTTGCCGCGATGAAGCTTATGCCTCCGGACAAGGAGTGGGACGGTGTATTCGCAGCCGAGAAGAAGTAG